Proteins co-encoded in one bacterium genomic window:
- a CDS encoding elongation factor Tu gives MAKEKFERTKPHINVGTIGHVDHGK, from the coding sequence ATGGCGAAGGAGAAGTTTGAGAGAACGAAGCCACATATAAATGTAGGGACAATAGGACATGTAGATCATGGGAAG